One Microcebus murinus isolate Inina chromosome 7, M.murinus_Inina_mat1.0, whole genome shotgun sequence genomic region harbors:
- the NR2F2 gene encoding COUP transcription factor 2 isoform X2, producing MQAVWDLEQGKYGFAVQRGRMPPTQPTHGQFALTNGDPLNCHSYLSGYISLLLRAEPYPTSRFGSQCMQPNNIMGIENICELAARMLFSAVEWARNIPFFPDLQITDQVALLRLTWSELFVLNAAQCSMPLHVAPLLAAAGLHASPMSADRVVAFMDHIRIFQEQVEKLKALHVDSAEYSCLKAIVLFTSDACGLSDVAHVESLQEKSQCALEEYVRSQYPNQPTRFGKLLLRLPSLRTVSSSVIEQLFFVRLVGKTPIETLIRDMLLSGSSFNWPYMAIQ from the exons ATGCAAGCGGTTTGGGACCTTGAACAAGGCAAATATGGTTTTG CGGTGCAGAGGGGCAGGATGCCGCCCACACAGCCGACCCATGGGCAGTTCGCGCTGACCAACGGGGACCCCCTCAACTGCCACTCGTACCTGTCCGGATATATTTCCCTGCTGCTGCGCGCCGAGCCCTATCCCACGTCGCGCTTCGGCAGCCAGTGCATGCAGCCCAACAACATCATGGGCATCGAGAACATTTGCGAACTGGCCGCGCGGATGCTCTTCAGCGCCGTCGAGTGGGCCCGGAACATCCCCTTCTTCCCTGACCTGCAGATCACGGACCAGGTGGCCCTGCTTCGTCTCACCTGGAGCGAGCTGTTTGTGCTGAATGCTGCGCAGTGCTCCATGCCCCTCCACGTCGCCCCGCTTCTGGCCGCAGCAGGCCTGCACGCTTCGCCCATGTCCGCCGACCGGGTGGTCGCCTTTATGGACCACATACGGATCTTCCAAGAGCAAGTGGAGAAGCTCAAGGCGCTGCACGTCGATTCGGCCGAGTACAGCTGCCTCAAGGCCATAGTCCTGTTCACCTCAG ATGCCTGTGGTCTCTCTGATGTAGCCCATGTGGAAAGCTTGCAGGAAAAGTCTCAGTGTGCTTTGGAAGAATACGTTAGGAGCCAGTACCCCAACCAGCCGACGAGATTCGGAAAGCTTTTGCTTCGCCTCCCTTCCCTCCGCACCGTCTCCTCCTCAGTCATAGAGCAATTGTTTTTCGTCCGTTTGGTAGGTAAAACCCCCATCGAAACCCTCATCCGGGATATGTTACTGTCCGGCAGCAGTTTTAACTGGCCATATATGgcaattcaataa
- the NR2F2 gene encoding COUP transcription factor 2 isoform X1, whose product MAMVVSTWRDPQDEVPGSQGSQASQAPPVPGPPPGAPHTPQTPGQGGPASTPAQTAAGGQGGPGGPGSDKQQQQQHIECVVCGDKSSGKHYGQFTCEGCKSFFKRSVRRNLSYTCRANRNCPIDQHHRNQCQYCRLKKCLKVGMRREAVQRGRMPPTQPTHGQFALTNGDPLNCHSYLSGYISLLLRAEPYPTSRFGSQCMQPNNIMGIENICELAARMLFSAVEWARNIPFFPDLQITDQVALLRLTWSELFVLNAAQCSMPLHVAPLLAAAGLHASPMSADRVVAFMDHIRIFQEQVEKLKALHVDSAEYSCLKAIVLFTSDACGLSDVAHVESLQEKSQCALEEYVRSQYPNQPTRFGKLLLRLPSLRTVSSSVIEQLFFVRLVGKTPIETLIRDMLLSGSSFNWPYMAIQ is encoded by the exons ATGGCAATGGTAGTCAGCACGTGGCGCGACCCCCAGGACGAGGTGCCCGGCTCGCAGGGCAGCCAGGCCTCGCAGGCGCCGCCTGTGCCCGGCCCGCCGCCCGGCGCCCCGCACACGCCGCAGACGCCCGGCCAAGGGGGCCCGGCCAGCACGCCGGCCCAGACGGCGGCCGGTGGCCAGGGCGGCCCTGGTGGCCCAGGCAGCGAcaagcagcagcaacagcaacacATCGAGTGCGTGGTGTGCGGGGACAAGTCGAGCGGCAAGCACTACGGCCAGTTCACGTGCGAGGGCTGCAAGAGCTTCTTCAAGCGCAGTGTGCGGAGGAACCTGAGCTACACGTGCCGCGCCAACCGGAACTGTCCCATCGACCAGCACCACCGCAACCAGTGCCAGTACTGCCGCCTCAAAAAGTGCCTCAAAGTGGGCATGAGACGGGAAG CGGTGCAGAGGGGCAGGATGCCGCCCACACAGCCGACCCATGGGCAGTTCGCGCTGACCAACGGGGACCCCCTCAACTGCCACTCGTACCTGTCCGGATATATTTCCCTGCTGCTGCGCGCCGAGCCCTATCCCACGTCGCGCTTCGGCAGCCAGTGCATGCAGCCCAACAACATCATGGGCATCGAGAACATTTGCGAACTGGCCGCGCGGATGCTCTTCAGCGCCGTCGAGTGGGCCCGGAACATCCCCTTCTTCCCTGACCTGCAGATCACGGACCAGGTGGCCCTGCTTCGTCTCACCTGGAGCGAGCTGTTTGTGCTGAATGCTGCGCAGTGCTCCATGCCCCTCCACGTCGCCCCGCTTCTGGCCGCAGCAGGCCTGCACGCTTCGCCCATGTCCGCCGACCGGGTGGTCGCCTTTATGGACCACATACGGATCTTCCAAGAGCAAGTGGAGAAGCTCAAGGCGCTGCACGTCGATTCGGCCGAGTACAGCTGCCTCAAGGCCATAGTCCTGTTCACCTCAG ATGCCTGTGGTCTCTCTGATGTAGCCCATGTGGAAAGCTTGCAGGAAAAGTCTCAGTGTGCTTTGGAAGAATACGTTAGGAGCCAGTACCCCAACCAGCCGACGAGATTCGGAAAGCTTTTGCTTCGCCTCCCTTCCCTCCGCACCGTCTCCTCCTCAGTCATAGAGCAATTGTTTTTCGTCCGTTTGGTAGGTAAAACCCCCATCGAAACCCTCATCCGGGATATGTTACTGTCCGGCAGCAGTTTTAACTGGCCATATATGgcaattcaataa
- the NR2F2 gene encoding COUP transcription factor 2 isoform X3 → MPPTQPTHGQFALTNGDPLNCHSYLSGYISLLLRAEPYPTSRFGSQCMQPNNIMGIENICELAARMLFSAVEWARNIPFFPDLQITDQVALLRLTWSELFVLNAAQCSMPLHVAPLLAAAGLHASPMSADRVVAFMDHIRIFQEQVEKLKALHVDSAEYSCLKAIVLFTSDACGLSDVAHVESLQEKSQCALEEYVRSQYPNQPTRFGKLLLRLPSLRTVSSSVIEQLFFVRLVGKTPIETLIRDMLLSGSSFNWPYMAIQ, encoded by the exons ATGCCGCCCACACAGCCGACCCATGGGCAGTTCGCGCTGACCAACGGGGACCCCCTCAACTGCCACTCGTACCTGTCCGGATATATTTCCCTGCTGCTGCGCGCCGAGCCCTATCCCACGTCGCGCTTCGGCAGCCAGTGCATGCAGCCCAACAACATCATGGGCATCGAGAACATTTGCGAACTGGCCGCGCGGATGCTCTTCAGCGCCGTCGAGTGGGCCCGGAACATCCCCTTCTTCCCTGACCTGCAGATCACGGACCAGGTGGCCCTGCTTCGTCTCACCTGGAGCGAGCTGTTTGTGCTGAATGCTGCGCAGTGCTCCATGCCCCTCCACGTCGCCCCGCTTCTGGCCGCAGCAGGCCTGCACGCTTCGCCCATGTCCGCCGACCGGGTGGTCGCCTTTATGGACCACATACGGATCTTCCAAGAGCAAGTGGAGAAGCTCAAGGCGCTGCACGTCGATTCGGCCGAGTACAGCTGCCTCAAGGCCATAGTCCTGTTCACCTCAG ATGCCTGTGGTCTCTCTGATGTAGCCCATGTGGAAAGCTTGCAGGAAAAGTCTCAGTGTGCTTTGGAAGAATACGTTAGGAGCCAGTACCCCAACCAGCCGACGAGATTCGGAAAGCTTTTGCTTCGCCTCCCTTCCCTCCGCACCGTCTCCTCCTCAGTCATAGAGCAATTGTTTTTCGTCCGTTTGGTAGGTAAAACCCCCATCGAAACCCTCATCCGGGATATGTTACTGTCCGGCAGCAGTTTTAACTGGCCATATATGgcaattcaataa